The DNA region AACCAACACccttaatttgtaaataaactAGCTAATGAGCAAAGTATAATCAGCCACCTTTAGGCTGAGACTATTAAACTATAATTGTCACAATGATAGCTGAAACCATTTCCTACTTATACCCTTCCTTTTGAGTGAAACATTCATATAAATCTATGAAGCACGAATTTTGACGCGGACAAGGGACGAACTAGAAAGGTGTCCATGCTTCATAGATTATAAATGGAAGACAATAAAACAACCTGGGAAAAACACAATGCAGTGGCAAAAAACACAAGCAACCACCATTCAttgtttcataataaataaataaataaaaggcttTACGGTACCTTATAAGCCCAACAATTGTGGGTGGCACGTGGATCCCGTACCTAATAATAAAGGAAGccaaaacttaaaaccaatgatttctttaaaagaaaaaagtaaaataagcgGAAGAAAAGGGAGAGGAAATGAACCTGGGAAAGGAAAGACATGGCAGATTTTTCGTCCGGGATGGGGCCAGCAATGGCAATGAACTTGCTCTTTTTGATCTCTTTCTCGAAAGTGACCCTTTCTTGGATGGTGGTGAAGGCCCCACCAGAATTGCTGCTGTTGGTGCTGGCCATGGTGGTTTTCTTGGCCTTGGTGATGGAGAAGAGTAAAGCGTAGATGCGGTGCTGATAACTGGGTATTGTTACCGCCACAGGCATCTGTAAGGTGTGTGTGTGCACTATGATTGCTGTAAGGTCTTCACCTGTAGGAGGATTTAGCATTTCTCTCGTTGGAAACCATGGCCTTTTCTTTCTCCTCCTCCCTTCAatctctttcttttgttttaataataataatagtaggaAGCCTTAACCGGcgattttgattttgttatttaaattatcattttttttttcaatttaattatgattaattgatGACATAATTAATAAAGTGTGTCACATCAATAAATTCAAGtcatttaaaaacttttaactcAATAATCATGTCATTttcataacatatttttttcaaaaaataaagattttatcAGGtgtcaaaatcaaataaaaaggtTAGATACCAAAATccaaacacttttattttataagtacCCAAACACCTTTAtcgttttgaattattttacatctttagatttaaaagacGTTTTAATATGTTTTCCCTTGTTGACATACTTCTTAGAAAAGATGAGTTTTCTCGCCAATCTTAGACTTTTCTTTTTAGGCAATTCTGAAACATGTTTCA from Glycine soja cultivar W05 chromosome 8, ASM419377v2, whole genome shotgun sequence includes:
- the LOC114423090 gene encoding uncharacterized protein LOC114423090 isoform X2; this translates as MLNPPTGEDLTAIIVHTHTLQMPVAVTIPSYQHRIYALLFSITKAKKTTMASTNSSNSGGAFTTIQERVTFEKEIKKSKFIAIAGPIPDEKSAMSFLSQVRDPRATHNCWAYKVGDQYRSNDDGEPSGTAGKPIQTAIDSSGIDRVMVVVIRYFGGIKLGTGGLARAYGGVASECLRNAPTCFVKTKVIK
- the LOC114423090 gene encoding uncharacterized protein LOC114423090 isoform X1 produces the protein MLNPPTGEDLTAIIVHTHTLQMPVAVTIPSYQHRIYALLFSITKAKKTTMASTNSSNSGGAFTTIQERVTFEKEIKKSKFIAIAGPIPDEKSAMSFLSQVRDPRATHNCWAYKVGDQYRSNDDGEPSGTAGKPIQTAIDSSGIDRVMVVVIRYFGGIKLGTGGLARAYGGVASECLRNAPTCFVKTKVVIFLVCYVSTVLGF